The nucleotide window ACCTGCAGTCTGCACCCTGGAGTACGCTCCAGAGTCAAGGGGTCGGGCGGCATCCGTGCCGCCCTTTCCGGATCACGGCGAATGCTCCGCGTAGGGCGTGGTGCTGCCATCGCGGTTCAATGCAAGCACGGTGTAGGCAGGCGCATCGACGCCTTCCACCTCCATCCCGGGGGAACCCATCGGCATGCCGGGAAGGACCAGGCCGCGGATGGGCGGCTTCTCGCGCAGCAGGCGGCGGATGTCGTCGGCCGGCACATGGCCTTCGATCACGTAGCCGTCCACTTCGGCGGTGTGGCAGGACGCATGCTGGGGTGCGATGCCCAGCCGGTCCTTGACCGGGCTCATGGCGTCCTCCACGCGGTCTTCCACATCGAAACCTGCGGCGCGCAGGTGTTCGACCCACAGGTGGCAGCAGCCGCAGTAGGCATCGCGATGGACGGTGATCCGCGCCGCGGCGG belongs to Pseudoxanthomonas sp. F37 and includes:
- a CDS encoding DUF411 domain-containing protein, which encodes METVIPLPRLLLPLLVIALAACSQAVPAPVESAQAAMAGPAPDAQADTAAARITVHRDAYCGCCHLWVEHLRAAGFDVEDRVEDAMSPVKDRLGIAPQHASCHTAEVDGYVIEGHVPADDIRRLLREKPPIRGLVLPGMPMGSPGMEVEGVDAPAYTVLALNRDGSTTPYAEHSP